CAGGTTGAACATCGAGAACGGACCGGACAGGTCCTGGTTCCAGATGGCGTCGTCCATCTGCGTCTTCAGCGGCGCGAACTTGGCCAGGTCGGCCTGCGTGAAGAACACCTTCTCGCCGTCCAGGCTGTCCATGTACGCCTTGTAGATCTTCTGCGACATGGCGTCGTCAAGCGGCTTCGCGTCGTAGTGGAAGCGCGTGAGGAAGCGGGCGGAGAGCTGCGCCGCCTGCGCCTGCGTGACGGTGGGCTTGAGCGGCAGCGTGGAGAACTTGCGCGGCGAGGCAGCGTCCGCAAGGTCAGCCGCGGACTGCGCATGGACACCGACGCCGGTGACGGCAAGAGCAAGCAACAAAGCTAGCGAAGGGCGCAGTTTCATAGGATCTCTGTGAGCTCTCTTATGCGTGCTCGGTGACACCTGCGGCATGCGCCTGCAGGTCGGCGTGGTAGGACGAACGCACCAGCGGACCGGAGGCGACGTGATGGAAGCCCATCGCCTCACCGGCTTCACGCAGGTATTCGAATTCTTCCGGCGTCCAGTAGCGGATCACCGGATGGTGGTGCGGCGTGGGCTGCAGGTACTGGCCGATGGTGATCATGTCCACGTCGTGCGCGCGCAGGTCGCGCATGGTTTCCAGCACCTGCTCCATGGTCTCGCCCAGGCCGAGCATGATGCCGGACTTGGTGGGGACTTCCGGATGCTGCGCCTTGAAGCGCTTGAGCAGGTCCAGCGACCACTGGTAGTCGGCGCCCGGACGCACTTCGCGATACAGGTGCGGCACGGTTTCCAGGTTGTGGTTGAACACGTCCGGCGGGAATTCCTTCAGCACTTCCAGCGCGCGCTCCATGCGGCCCTTGCCGCGGAAGTCGGGCGTGAGGATCTCGATCTTGATGTCCGGCGCCGCATGACGCGTCGCGCGGATGCAGGCGGCGAAATGCTCGGCACCGCCGTCACGCAGGTCGTCGCGATCGACCGAGGTGATCACCACGTACTTCAGGCGCATGTCGCGGATGGTCTCGGCCAGGCGCGCCGGTTCCAGCGGATCGGGCGCGGCCGGGCGGCCATGCGCCACGTCGCAGAACGAGCAGCGGCGGGTGCACACTTCGCCCAGGATCATGAACGTGGCGGTGCCCTTGCTGAAGCACTCGTGGATGTTCGGGCAGGAGGCTTCCTCGCACACGGTGACCAGCGAGTTTTCGCGCAGGCGCGACTTCAGCTGCTGCACGGCGTTGCCCTGCGGCAGCCGCACGCGGATCCAGCTCGGCTTGCGCAGCGTGGGTACGTTGGTTTCGAAACCGGCACGATTCAGCCCGATCTTGTCGTTGCCCAGCTGCTTCTCGACGGGAGCGCCGACAACACTGATCGGGATGGCCTTGGAAGAAGAAATTTCGCTCATGTAGGCAAGCTCAGACCGCTACGCGAGCGGGTAGTTCAGGGAGGATGGGGGGCGCGGCCTCGGCGACGAAATCGAACTGGCGGCAGAACTCCTCCACCAGGGCGTCCTCGACGTCCGACAGGCTCGACGGACCGCCCAAGTCTAACACCTGCGTGACTTCCAAACCCTTGTAGCCACAAGGATTGATGCGGTGATAGGGCTCCAGGTCCATGTTCACGTTGAAGGCCAGTCCATGGAAGCTGCAGCCGCGACGCACGCGCAGGCCCAGCGCCGCCACCTTGGCGCCCGCCACGTAGACGCCCGGGGCGCCCTCCAGGCGGTCCGCGCCGATGTTCCAGTGCCCCAGGGTGTCGATGATGGCCTGCTCGATCTTGTGGACCAGCTCACGCACGCCCACGCCGGCTCGACGAAGGTCGACCATGGGGTAGGCCACGATCTGACCGGGGCCGTGGTAGGTCACCTGGCCACCGCGGTCGACGTGGATCACCGGGATGTCACCCGGCGCCAGCACGTGCTCGCTCTTGCCGGCCTGGCCAAGGGTGAAGACGGGATCGTGTTCCAGCAACCAGAGCTCGTCGGGCGTATCGGGGCCCCGGTTGTTGGTGAACTGGCTCATCGCCTCCCAAGTCGCCTCGTAAGGCTGGCGACCGAGACGACGGACTTTGAGCGGCAAGGACATGGGGGAATGGCCTGGGGATGGTGCTGATTATCTGCGGCCGTGAGACCGCCCTTGCAAGGGCTGGAAGTCACCGGGCAGCGGCGGGCACGGGCGGCCCGCCGGGATAACGGGGCGCCTGGGCGCCCCTGGCCGTCTCACAGCGTGTAGCGAATATCCGGATCGGCGCGCAGCAAGGCGTGCGCCTGGTCGTACTGCTCGCGGGTCTCGGCGCGGAAGCTCACCGTTACCGAGATGAAGTTGCCTTCGCGCGAATGACGGTGCTTCACCGTCTCATGCAGCACGTGCACGCCGATGCCTTCCAGGATCTGGGGCACGCGGGCCTTCAGGTCCGCGTTGGCGTTGCCCATGGCGGTGATTTCGAACTCGCCGGGAAACTGGAAACCCTGGCCTTCCTGCTGGGCTTCGATGGAATCGATATCGCGCATCAGTGCACCTCCGTCACTTCTTCTCGTCGGTCTTCTTGTCGCTGTGGAACCACAGCATGATGCTGTCCCACAGGCGACCGAAGAAGCCAGCCTGCGGCGCATCGGCAAGCGCGATCAGCGGTACATTCTGCACCGGCTGGCCGCCCAGCGTCAGACGCAGCGTGCCCACCTGCTGGCCCTTGGTGAACGGGGCGATCAGCGTGGCCGGGATATCCATGGTGGCCTGCAGCTTGTCGTAGTCGCCGCGCTTCACGGTGACCAGCACGTTGTCGGCCACGCCCAGCGGCAGCTGGTTGGACTGGCCCTTCCACAGCTTCGGCGTGGCCAGCGGCTTGTCGCCGTCATACAGCTTGTGCGTCTCATAGAAACGGAAACCGTAGTTCAACAGCGCCAGCGCGGCGTCGGCACGGGTCTTCTCGTTGGTCGAACCCATGACGATGGCGATCATGCGTGCGTCGCCCTGCTTGGCCGAGGCGGCCAGGCAGAAACCGGCGGCGGCGGTGTGGCCGGTCTTGATGCCGTCAACGGTGGGGTCGCGCCACAGCAGCAGGTTGCGGTTGTGCTGCTTGATGCCGTTCCACTCGAAGTCCTTGATCGCCGAGATCGCATAGTCCTCGGGGAAGTCATGGATCAGCGCACGCGAGAGAATGGCGATGTCACGCGCCGTGCTGTAGTGGTTGGCGATCGGGTAGCCCGAGGCGTTCTGGAAGTTGGTGTTGGTCATGCCAAGCTGCTTGGCATAGGCGTTCATCAGGCCGGCGAAGGCCTGTTCCGAACCGGCGGTGTGTTCGGCCAGTGCAATGGCGGCATCGTTGCCGGACTGGATGATCAGGCCGTACAGCAGGTCCTTCAGCGGCACCTGGCTGTTGAGCTTGAGGAAGCTGGTGGAGCCATCGGTGCCCGCACCGCCGCCACGCCATGCGTTCTCGCTGATGGTGACCGGGTCGGTCATGTGGACCTTGCCGTTGGCCACCTCGGCCGAGACCACGTAGTCGGTCATGATCTTGGTGATCGACGCCGGCTCCACGCGCAGGTCCGGCTCCTTCGATGCCAGTACCTGGCCGGTGGCGTAATCCATCAGCACCCACGCCTTGCCATCCACATCCGGCGGCGGCGGCACCGGCGCCTCGGGCGTGACCGGCCGCGGCACGGGAGCCGGCTTGGGCGGGGTCTGCTGGGCAACGGCCGTGCCGACGACCAGGGCGGCGACGGCAAGCGAAGAGAGGGTACGGCGGATCAGGTTCATCGTTCGGTTCGGTCCAATGGCTATCGCGACGCCGGGGCGCCGCAAGAATTTCAATACATCAGTCTACCGCGACCTGCGGTCGGGGCAGCCCCATATTCTCGATGCGCGATGTGACATCGTCGGCCTGGTCGACGCCTGCGAGCGGCCCCACGCGCACGCGCTGGATGTTGCGGCCGTTGATTTGGGCATTCACCACCTGTACCGGCGCAAAATTGGCGGAGCGCAACTGCTGCGCCACCCGCTCGGCATTGGTGGCGTCCGAGAATGCACCCACCTGGAGGTAAATTCCGGGCCCCGGGCTGGCGGGTTTGGGCGGCGGCGGTGGCGGCGGCAGGGTTTGCGCAGTCAATGGCTGCGAGGGATCGATGGCGCGCACTTCCACCAGCCCCGTGCCCTTGGGCCACACCCCGATGCGCACGGCGGCGGCATACGACAGGTCGATCACGCGGTTTTCGTGGAACGGGCCGCGATCGTTGATGCGCACGATCACGCTCTTGCCGTTTTCCAGGTTGGTCACGCGCGCATAGCTGGGAATGGGTAGCGTCTTGTGCGCGGCACTGAACTGGTACATGTCGTAGTCCTCGAGGCTCGAGGTCTTGTACCCGTGGAACTTGTTGCCGTAGAACGAGGCGATGCCGCGCTCCACGTAGCCATTGGGCGAGGCCAGCACGTTGTAGGTCTGGCCCAGCACGGTATAGGGCGACTTGTTGCCGTACAGCGCGCGCGGCTCCACCTTCGGCACCGGCTCGGGCAGCTTGGCGATGACTTCCGGCGGCGGCCCCTGGGGCACGCTGTCGCTGTCGTCCTTGTAGCGGCTACTCTGCGGGCGGCTCAAGTCGTCATTGATACCGCCGCGCGACGAGGACCCGCCGTTCGTGCCGGACCACTTGCCGCGCGACGAGGACGACGACGAACCCGTACTGGACCCGGACGTGGAGGGACGGGTCTTGCCGCCGCTGCAACCGGCCAGCAGCGCCATCAGCACGAGTGGCAGCGCAAGCCGCCACTTCATTGCGTGGCATCCATCCCGTTGGCCCCTTGCGCGATCGCTTGCGCCAGCTGGTGCACGGCCAGCGCGTACAGCGGACTGCGGTTGTAGGTGGTGATCACGTAGAAATTCTGGAAGGTGATCCAGTACTCCGTGCCATCGGGCCCCTGCAGCGACTGCAGGCTGCTGGGCTGGGCCGGATTGAGCGACTGCACGGGCGCATAGCCCCACGCTTCGAGCTGCTCCACCGGCCATTGGGTCTTGGAGTCCTTGACGGAAATGGGCCTGGCCGCGCCATCGGCGCGCGCCGGCGCGGCCACCGGGCCACCGGTCTGCCAGCCGTGCTTGGCGAAGTAGTTGGCGACGCTGGCGAAGATGTCCGGCAGCGAGTTCTTCAGATCAATGCGGCCATCGCCATCGGCGTCCACGCCAAAGTCGCGGATGCTGGAAGGCATGAACTGTCCCCAGCCTTGCGCACCGGCATACGAACCGGTGAGCGTGTCGACCGGGCCGGCGAGGTGGTTGTCGGGCAGTTCCAGCAGGGTCTTGAGCTGGTCGCGGAAGAACGTGGCGCGCGGCGGGTAGTACAGGCCCAGCGTGACCAGCGCGTCGAGCACCTTGTACTTGCCGGTGACCTTGCCGTACGAGGTTTCCACGCCGACGATGGCCACGATGTACTCGGGCGCCACGCCGTACTGCTTGCCGATGCTTTCCAGCAGCGCGCGATGCTCGCGATAGAACGCAATGCCATCGTTGATGCGCTTGGGCGTGATGAAGATCGGCCGGTAATCCTTCCACGGCTTCGCTTCGGCCGGGCGGCTGATCGCATCGAGGATGCTCTGCTGCTTCTGCGCACCATCCAGCAAGGCATTGAGCGAGGTGGTGCTCTTGCCGGTGTCGCGGGCCACTTCGGTGACCAGCTTGTCCTGTCCGGGATGGGTTTCCGCGAGAACCGGCATGCACGCCGTGGCGAAAAGAAGGCCCAGCGTGGCAACCAGGCGACGAGTCGGGAGCGACGCGGGAATCGAGGGCATGAATGACTTCGCTGTCGGAAATGCTACGGGGCTAGCCTAGCATGCGAGCAGGGAAAAGCCGGCGATTTCTCGCCGTGCATGCCACGCAGTGGGCGTGCGGGCCCCCTTATCAGGCACGGCCTGCATGGCCGGCCGGCGATGCGCTTACTTGTGGATCTTCCGGTTCGCGTAGATCGACATCAGCACGCCGAAGCCCGTCAGCAGCGAGACCGCCGAGGTACCGCCGTAACTGATCAGCGGCATCGGCACGCCCACCACCGGCAACATGCCGGCGACCATGCCGCCGTTGACGAACACGTAGACGAAGAAGCTCATGCCGATGGCACCGGCCAGCAGGCGCGAATACGTATCGCGCGCCTCCATGGCGATCCACAGGCAGCGGCCGATGATGAAGGCGTAGAGCAGCATCACGCCGATCACGCCGACCAGGCCGAACTCTTCGGAGAACACGGCAAAAATGAAGTCCGTGGTGTGCTCGGGCAGGAAGTCCAGGCGCGACTGCGTGCCGTGCTGCCAGCCCTTGCCGAACAGGCCGCCCGAACCCACGGCGATCTGCGACTGGATGATGTGCCAGCCGTTGCCCAGCGGATCGGATTCCGGATCCAGCAAGGTGCGCACGCGGTTGCGCTGGTACTCGTGCAGGAAGTGCCAGGCCACCGGCACCATGCCAGCCACGACGGCCAGCAAGCTGCCGATCTTCCACCAGCGCATGCCGGACAGGAACAGCGCGAACGCGCCGGCGGCGGAAACCAGCAAGGCGGTGCCCAGGTCCGGCTGCTCCGCGATCAGGCCCGCCGGAATGCCGATCAGGATGCCGACGACGAGAATGTCCTTCCAGCTCGGCGGCAGCTGCCGCGGATGCAGGTACCAGGCCACCATCATCGGCATGGTGAGCTTGAGCAGTTCGGAGGGCTGGAACGACATCACGCCCAGGTTCAACCAGCGCTTGGAGCCGCTGCGTACCTCACCGATGCCCGCCACCACCAGCAGCAGGAAAACGCTGGCCGCGAACAGCCACGGCGTCCAGGTGCGCAGGGTCTGCGGCGGAATGCGCGAGATGAGCAGCACCAGCACACCGCCCATGGCGAAGCGCGCGGCTTGGCCGCCGATCATGGCCATGTTGCCGCCGCTGGCGCTGTAAAGCGTCATCAGGCCCACGCCGGCGAGGGTCATCAGGCCCAGGGCCAGCGGAATGTCGATGCGCGGCCGCTTCGCCATGCGGCGCAGCAGGTGCACCAGACGATCCTGAAGCTCGTCGATCACGGGTTGCCTCCATCGTCAGGCGGTGTGGCGCTGGAGTTGTCGGCGGGCGCGGGCGGCATCACGGACATGTCGGCCGGTGAGAGCACCGGTGCATCCTCGGGCACCTCAGGCGAGTCAGGCGCGCTGGACGAGCCTGCCGGCGCACTTTCCGGGTTCTTCGACGGCACCGGACCACCGGTGGTCGCCAGCCACGCTTCCATTACCTTGCGTGCGATGGGGCCGGCATCCGCCGCACCCCAGGCGCCCGATTCCAGCATGGCGGCCACGGCGATGCGCGGGGCTTCGGTGGGCGTATAGGCAATGAACCAGGCGCGGTGACGCGCGGCCAGGTAGGCCAGGTTCTTGTTGGAGTCGTAGTCGTTGCTGCGGCGGGAGAAACGCTCCGCCGTACCGCTCTTGCCGGCCACGCGCAGCGGGAATCCCTTGAACACGCCGGCCTGCTGGGCCGTACCGCCCTGCCCGTACACCACCGCTTCCATGCCCTCGTTGACGACATTCCAGTCATTGGGCTTGCGGATCACGGACGGTCCCGAGGGTGGATTGGGCAGCAGCACCGGCCGTTCTTTCACGGCGGCCGTGGCCATGACCAGTCGCGGGGCGTACGGCGTGCCGTGACCGGCGAACGTGGCGGTGGCGTGGGCCAGCTGCAGCGCCGTGACAGTCCAGTAGCCCTGGCCGATACCGGCAATGATGGTTTCACCCTGGAACCACGGCATCTTGCTGCGCGACGCCTTCCACTCGCGCGACGGCAGGATGCCCTCGCCTTCGCCCAGCAGGTCGATGCCGGTTTTCTTGCCGAAACCCAGGCTGCCCATCCAGCTGGACAGGCGATCGATACCCATGTCCAGCGCGAGCTTGTAGAAATAGGTGTTGGTGGACAGCTGGATGGCGCGAACCATGTTCACCGTGCCGTTGCCGCCGCGCACGTCGTCGCGATAGCAGCGCTGCTGGCCGGCGATGCAGAACTCGCCGGTGGACAGCACCGTGTCTTCCGGGCGACGCACACCCAGCTCCAGGCCACCCAGTGCCAGGAACGGTTTCACCGTGGAACCCGGCGGGTAGGCGCTCTTCAGGGCGCGGTTGAGCAGCGGCTTGTCTTCGGCCGTCATGTAGCCGCTGTAGTCGGCCTTGCTGATGCCGTTGACGAACAGGTTCGGGTCGAAGCTCGGCACGCTGACCATGGCCAGCACCTGCCCGTTGCGCGGATCGATGGCCACGGATGAACCCGGGCGCCCCTCGAAGGCGTCGCTGGCCGCCCGCTGCACGCGCACGTCGATACTCAGATAGAGATTCTTGCCGGGTGTGGGGGCATGGGTTTCCAGCACGCGCTGCACGCGGCCGTCCGCGTTCACCTCGACCAGTTCGTAGCCGGGTTCGCCGTGCAGCATGTCTTCGTACGAGCGCTCCAGGCCGCTGCGTCCCACATGACTGGTGCCCTTGTAGCGGTCGGCGTCCAGCCGGGTCATGTCGTCCGCATCGATGCGGCTGACGTACCCCACCACGTGCGCGAACAACGGGCCGTACGGGTAGCGGCGGGTGAGGTACGGCACCACGTCCACGCCGGGGAAACGCCAGCGACTGATGGCGAAGCGGTCGATCTCATCTTCGGTGAGGTGCAGCTTCAGCGGCACGCTGTCGAAGCGGCGGTTCTGCCGGAGCTGCTTCTTGAAGGCTTCGATGTCGCCGTCGTCCAGCGGCACCACTTCGCGGATGGCCGAGAGCATGGCAGGCATGTCCTTCACCTGCTCGGGCACCACTTCCAGGCGGAAGGCCGGCACATTGTCGGCCAGCAGCACGCCGCTGCGATCGTAGATCAGGCCGCGCGCAGGCGGGATGGCGCGCGGCTTCACGCGATTGTTCTCGGAGCGCAGGGCGAACTCGCCGTGGCGCTGCACCTGCAGGTATTGATAGCGCGCCACCAGCACGCCCAGCCCGATCAGGATGAGCGCAAAGCCCACGAAGGCGCGCACACGGAACAGCGCGGCTTCACCGCGGGCATCCTTGATGGCGCGTCGGCGCAGTGCCATGGCGTTACTGGAGGCGCAGGCGCATGCGCAGGTCGTCCATGAGCAGGAACAGGAACGGCCACAACGCAGCGCCGACAAACGGCGAGATCCACCAAGTGGCCGGCGGCAACGCGTCACCCGCGAAGGTGCGCACGATCAGCAGCAGCACGCGGTCGTTGAGC
The nucleotide sequence above comes from Dyella telluris. Encoded proteins:
- the lipA gene encoding lipoyl synthase, giving the protein MSEISSSKAIPISVVGAPVEKQLGNDKIGLNRAGFETNVPTLRKPSWIRVRLPQGNAVQQLKSRLRENSLVTVCEEASCPNIHECFSKGTATFMILGEVCTRRCSFCDVAHGRPAAPDPLEPARLAETIRDMRLKYVVITSVDRDDLRDGGAEHFAACIRATRHAAPDIKIEILTPDFRGKGRMERALEVLKEFPPDVFNHNLETVPHLYREVRPGADYQWSLDLLKRFKAQHPEVPTKSGIMLGLGETMEQVLETMRDLRAHDVDMITIGQYLQPTPHHHPVIRYWTPEEFEYLREAGEAMGFHHVASGPLVRSSYHADLQAHAAGVTEHA
- the lipB gene encoding lipoyl(octanoyl) transferase LipB — its product is MSLPLKVRRLGRQPYEATWEAMSQFTNNRGPDTPDELWLLEHDPVFTLGQAGKSEHVLAPGDIPVIHVDRGGQVTYHGPGQIVAYPMVDLRRAGVGVRELVHKIEQAIIDTLGHWNIGADRLEGAPGVYVAGAKVAALGLRVRRGCSFHGLAFNVNMDLEPYHRINPCGYKGLEVTQVLDLGGPSSLSDVEDALVEEFCRQFDFVAEAAPPILPELPARVAV
- a CDS encoding YbeD family protein, coding for MRDIDSIEAQQEGQGFQFPGEFEITAMGNANADLKARVPQILEGIGVHVLHETVKHRHSREGNFISVTVSFRAETREQYDQAHALLRADPDIRYTL
- a CDS encoding D-alanyl-D-alanine carboxypeptidase family protein; this encodes MNLIRRTLSSLAVAALVVGTAVAQQTPPKPAPVPRPVTPEAPVPPPPDVDGKAWVLMDYATGQVLASKEPDLRVEPASITKIMTDYVVSAEVANGKVHMTDPVTISENAWRGGGAGTDGSTSFLKLNSQVPLKDLLYGLIIQSGNDAAIALAEHTAGSEQAFAGLMNAYAKQLGMTNTNFQNASGYPIANHYSTARDIAILSRALIHDFPEDYAISAIKDFEWNGIKQHNRNLLLWRDPTVDGIKTGHTAAAGFCLAASAKQGDARMIAIVMGSTNEKTRADAALALLNYGFRFYETHKLYDGDKPLATPKLWKGQSNQLPLGVADNVLVTVKRGDYDKLQATMDIPATLIAPFTKGQQVGTLRLTLGGQPVQNVPLIALADAPQAGFFGRLWDSIMLWFHSDKKTDEKK
- a CDS encoding septal ring lytic transglycosylase RlpA family protein, with the protein product MKWRLALPLVLMALLAGCSGGKTRPSTSGSSTGSSSSSSRGKWSGTNGGSSSRGGINDDLSRPQSSRYKDDSDSVPQGPPPEVIAKLPEPVPKVEPRALYGNKSPYTVLGQTYNVLASPNGYVERGIASFYGNKFHGYKTSSLEDYDMYQFSAAHKTLPIPSYARVTNLENGKSVIVRINDRGPFHENRVIDLSYAAAVRIGVWPKGTGLVEVRAIDPSQPLTAQTLPPPPPPPKPASPGPGIYLQVGAFSDATNAERVAQQLRSANFAPVQVVNAQINGRNIQRVRVGPLAGVDQADDVTSRIENMGLPRPQVAVD
- the mltB gene encoding lytic murein transglycosylase B, with product MPSIPASLPTRRLVATLGLLFATACMPVLAETHPGQDKLVTEVARDTGKSTTSLNALLDGAQKQQSILDAISRPAEAKPWKDYRPIFITPKRINDGIAFYREHRALLESIGKQYGVAPEYIVAIVGVETSYGKVTGKYKVLDALVTLGLYYPPRATFFRDQLKTLLELPDNHLAGPVDTLTGSYAGAQGWGQFMPSSIRDFGVDADGDGRIDLKNSLPDIFASVANYFAKHGWQTGGPVAAPARADGAARPISVKDSKTQWPVEQLEAWGYAPVQSLNPAQPSSLQSLQGPDGTEYWITFQNFYVITTYNRSPLYALAVHQLAQAIAQGANGMDATQ
- the rodA gene encoding rod shape-determining protein RodA; translation: MAKRPRIDIPLALGLMTLAGVGLMTLYSASGGNMAMIGGQAARFAMGGVLVLLISRIPPQTLRTWTPWLFAASVFLLLVVAGIGEVRSGSKRWLNLGVMSFQPSELLKLTMPMMVAWYLHPRQLPPSWKDILVVGILIGIPAGLIAEQPDLGTALLVSAAGAFALFLSGMRWWKIGSLLAVVAGMVPVAWHFLHEYQRNRVRTLLDPESDPLGNGWHIIQSQIAVGSGGLFGKGWQHGTQSRLDFLPEHTTDFIFAVFSEEFGLVGVIGVMLLYAFIIGRCLWIAMEARDTYSRLLAGAIGMSFFVYVFVNGGMVAGMLPVVGVPMPLISYGGTSAVSLLTGFGVLMSIYANRKIHK
- the mrdA gene encoding penicillin-binding protein 2, with the translated sequence MALRRRAIKDARGEAALFRVRAFVGFALILIGLGVLVARYQYLQVQRHGEFALRSENNRVKPRAIPPARGLIYDRSGVLLADNVPAFRLEVVPEQVKDMPAMLSAIREVVPLDDGDIEAFKKQLRQNRRFDSVPLKLHLTEDEIDRFAISRWRFPGVDVVPYLTRRYPYGPLFAHVVGYVSRIDADDMTRLDADRYKGTSHVGRSGLERSYEDMLHGEPGYELVEVNADGRVQRVLETHAPTPGKNLYLSIDVRVQRAASDAFEGRPGSSVAIDPRNGQVLAMVSVPSFDPNLFVNGISKADYSGYMTAEDKPLLNRALKSAYPPGSTVKPFLALGGLELGVRRPEDTVLSTGEFCIAGQQRCYRDDVRGGNGTVNMVRAIQLSTNTYFYKLALDMGIDRLSSWMGSLGFGKKTGIDLLGEGEGILPSREWKASRSKMPWFQGETIIAGIGQGYWTVTALQLAHATATFAGHGTPYAPRLVMATAAVKERPVLLPNPPSGPSVIRKPNDWNVVNEGMEAVVYGQGGTAQQAGVFKGFPLRVAGKSGTAERFSRRSNDYDSNKNLAYLAARHRAWFIAYTPTEAPRIAVAAMLESGAWGAADAGPIARKVMEAWLATTGGPVPSKNPESAPAGSSSAPDSPEVPEDAPVLSPADMSVMPPAPADNSSATPPDDGGNP